GGCATTATTTTTGTCTTTACCTTTCAGGTCCATTACTATTTTACCTTCATGCATCATAAGAAGCCGGTCACCATAGGTCAAGGCATACCTGAGGTTATGTGTCACCATAAGAGTGGTCACACCTTTATCATGAATAATTTTATCTGTTAACTGCATTACAGTTTCTGAGGATTTGGGGTCAAGTGCTGCAGTGTGTTCATCAAGAATAAGAAGTTCAATTTCTGTCATATTGGCTATAACTAAAGCCAGAGCCTGGCGCTGCCCACCTGACAAAGATCCTACTGGTGTATTTAAACGGTTTTCCAAACCCATACCGCAATATTCAAGAAGTGTGCGGTATTCATCTATCCTGCGCCGGTTAATGGCAGCTTTTAGTCCATAAATATCTTTCTTGTTATCAGCAAGTGCCATGTTTTCCAATATTGTTAATTCAGGACATGTTCCCATTTGTGGATTTTGAAAGACTCGTCCTATGAAAGCCGCTCTTTCATGTTCGCTTAATTTGCCTACATCTCTGCCGTTTACATATATATGTCCGCCATCAATTGGTGTAGAACCACAGAGAATATTTAACAAGGTTGTTTTACCAGAACCATTTGAGCCAACAATTGAGACGAATTCACCCCGGGATATTTCCAGGTTAAAATTATTAAACAGTACTACTTCATCAACAGTTCCTATATTAAAATGCTTTATAATATTTTCAAATTTAATCATGAGAGCTTAGGCCTCCTTTTATCAAGTAAGTTACTGGATACCAGGGCTATAGTAAACAAAACAGCCATTAAAAGCTTCAAATATTCAGTGGGGAGCCCAAACTCCAGGGCAACGGACAAGCAAGCTTTATAAACTATGGAGCCAACAATGACCTTGGTGGTAGCCTTTAAAAATCGTAGGTTGCGGAAAAGACTAATTCCAATTATG
This window of the Clostridiaceae bacterium genome carries:
- a CDS encoding ATP-binding cassette domain-containing protein, translating into MIKFENIIKHFNIGTVDEVVLFNNFNLEISRGEFVSIVGSNGSGKTTLLNILCGSTPIDGGHIYVNGRDVGKLSEHERAAFIGRVFQNPQMGTCPELTILENMALADNKKDIYGLKAAINRRRIDEYRTLLEYCGMGLENRLNTPVGSLSGGQRQALALVIANMTEIELLILDEHTAALDPKSSETVMQLTDKIIHDKGVTTLMVTHNLRYALTYGDRLLMMHEGKIVMDLKGKDKNNASIDDLLVKFNEISIECGN